The Flammeovirga pectinis genomic interval AACGGTAAATGTTGATAAAATTTAGTAAGCCTTCTGCTTGTTCATGAACTACCTTGATACTTTTCACATTTGTATCTATCATTTTTTGAGTAAGACTTTCTACCTCTAATGGCGATTCATCTTCTTTGGTCATGGTCATCAACATACTATCAGAAAGAGAAATAATAGGAGTCATCCCATTCATGATTTCATGTGTCAATACACGAATCAATTTACTATAAGATAGATGTTCCTTCTCCTCTAACTCTTGCGAAATATCTTGTAGTGTAAGTAAGAACACTGTTTGCTCTTCTCTTTTCAGTTGTCTAGCTTTCAATAAATAGTTGGATTGTTCTAAAGTCACTATATTCTCTCTAAAAGCCTTATCTATCAATTCTTTTGAAAAAATTGTTTTCTCGAACAGTTGCTGTAAATGCGTCAATACTTTTAAGTCTACTTTCTCTTTAAAAGAGGAATTCACATGCAAAATATGTCCATTTTCATCATATGTACATATTCCTACATGTTGGTTTTCAATTAACCAGTCTAAGTATTTTTCTTGGCGAATACTTTCCTTTTTTATTCTGGAAAAAGAGGCATGAATTTTATTTAATCTATACTGATAGACATCGTTGAATTTCTTGATGTTTTTAGAATTCAAATAGCTCAAGTCTTCATTACCTATGGCTTCTACTATAATCAAACTATGATTTAACAATTTCTTTATTGTTGATAGTTGATAAGTAATTAATCCAACAGATAGAATAGCTAAAGTTATCAACAATGTTGGTTGCTGATAAAAATGAACCATTAATCCACCCATAGACATCAACATTACTAGCACAATTCCTAGTTTTATATAGTGAATTTGTTTCATGATAATCCTAATTTCTTCATCTTATTATAAAGAGTCTGACGTGTTACCCCCAATTCTCCAGCCGCTGCACTAATATTTTGTGGGTGTCTTTTCAAAGCTTTCTTTATCAACATTTCTTCCATATCAGCCATGTTTAATGTTTTGACATCAGTGTTTTCTGTAGAAGAAGTTACAATTAATTCAGCACTGATTTGAATACTGTCTGTTAAAATAACGGCTCTTTCGATCGTATGTTGAAGTTCTCTAACATTACCCGGCCAATGGTATTTCGTTAATTTATCAAGAGCTGATTCCGAAAATTGTAAATCTCCTTTATCATATTTCTTTGCCAACAAATTTTTAAAATGATTTGCTAATAATACAATATCATCTCCTCTTTCTCTTAATGCCGGAACTTCTATTTGTATGGTATTGATTCTATAAAGTAAATCTTGGCGAAATTCTTCATTTTCCACCATTTTGAATAAGTTCTTATTGGTGGCTGAGATCAGTCGAATATCAATAGGAATTACTTTATTTCCGCCCACCTTTGTAATCTGACGATTTTGAAGTGCCGCTAATAGTTTGGCTTGAAGGGAAAATGAAAGGTTACCAATTTCATCTAGAAAAAGAGAACCTTTATTGGCTAATTCAAACTTACCAATTCTATCTTGGTGTGCATCCGTAAAGGCGCCTTTCACATGACCAAATAGTTCACTTTCAAAAAGTGTTTCAGATACGGCTCCCATATCTACTTCTACTAATTGTTCCTGATTTCTTTTAGAAAAATGATGAATTGCCTTTGCGACTAATTCTTTACCTGTTCCATTCTCACCTGTAATTAAAATATTGGTGTCTGTCATTCCCACTTTCTCAATCAACGACATCATTGATTTCATGACAGCAGATTCTCCAATGATTTCAGGAAAGATGTTTTCTTCTGTACGTAATGCTTTCGCTTTCTGCTTTAATTCCTTGATTTCATTTTTGGATTCACTCAGTTGTAAGGCAGACTGTAGCGTAGCCAATAATTTTCTATTTTCCCATGGTTTTAAAATAAAGTCAGATGCACCTATTTTCAAGGATTCAACCGCTAATTCAACATGTCCATAAGCAGTCATCATCACCACTGATATGGCCGGGTAAGTTTCCTTGATTTTCTTTAACCATCGTATTCCTTCCGCTCCGGTATTTAACCCTGGAGAAAAATTCATATCCAATAACACTACTTGATAGTCTTCAACTGCTAAGGTTTTCATGATCTCTTGAGGATCTGCTAAAGCTGTGATTTTATCAAAGTAAGGTTCTAATATGATTTCCAAAGTGGCATGAATGGAAATGTTATCATCAATGATTAATAGGTTGCCCATGAGGTTTTATTTTTAATTTAGTCTGTTTTACTTTCAATCTAGCTTTCTTCTTCATTTTTTCCAATGATGAAAAAACGAAGCAAAAAAATCTAGGCTGAGAGGTCAAAAGCTAAATTCAAGATTGTTCGCCTAAATGATTTAAACTCGCTATGCTCAAACAATAAATCATTTTTAACGGCTCTCTATCTTAAATTTTTCACGCTTTTCCCTTCTAGGCCGATATACTTTCAAATTACATCACTATCCTTTCAATTATTTAAAAGTATTATTCTCATCTTAAATTTCGTCAATGTTATTCAGACACAAAGTAACAGTGTCAAATATTTTTACACATTATTTATTTTAGACATCTTCTATTAATCCACTTCTATATAAATGCCAAATAGAATAACTAATCTATTCATTAAAAAACTACTCTACATCGACCTTAAATTTTTTGCGTCGTTTTTGTTTCAAGACAAAAATGAAGAAGAATCACCCTTAACCTAGTTTAAGATTTTTTATTGTTTTAGGTTATAAGCCCACCAATAATAAACCCGCCACCTTTGTGATGTAATCAAAACGAAATCAAAAAAAAATTATATCATGGAAAAGAAAATCATAGTAGTAATCGGAGCAACAGGTGCACAAGGAAGTGGAGTAGTTAAAGCATTAAAAGAATCAACTGATTTTGTAGTTAGAGCAGTAACTAGAAATCCTGAGAAATATGATGGCTTAGCTGACGAAGCAGTTGCAGCTGATCTTACAGATGCATCTACATTACCTAAAGCATTGGAAAATGCATATGGTGTATTTGGAGTGACAAACTTCTGGGAACCTAATAAAGTTTCTGAAGTTGAGCAAGGTCAAAACCTTATTAATGCAGCTAAAGAAGCAGGAGTAAAACACTTTGTATGGTCAACACTTCCAAATGTTGAAGAAATCAGTGATGATACTTTTGATGTTCCTCACTTTACAGGTAAAGCTAAATTAAATGCAATTGTTGCTGAAGCTGGTTTTGAAACTTATACTTTAGTTGAACCTCCATTCTATTACCAAAACTTTGTGGGTATGTTAGCTCCACAACAGTTGGAAGATGGTACTACAGGATGGGCTTTACCAATTGATCCCGCTGCTAAAGTTATTCATATGGGAGATATTTCTGAATTAGGAAATTTAGTTGCTAGTGCTTTCATAAAACCTGAAGAAGCTAATGGTAAATTATTATCTTTTGTAGGTGGTATATATAGCTTCAATGAGGTAATTGATATTTATAAATCTCAAGGTATTGAGTATTCATTCCAATATGTTCCTGCTGATATCTTCTCTGGTTTATTTGAAGGAGCAGCGGAAATTGCTCAAATGTTATTGTACTTTGAGGCACATACTTATATGGGGCCTGATGCTGTAGCTCATTCTAACGCTGCAGATAAAATTACAATCAAACCTTTTACTTCATTAGATAAATGGGTAAAAGCACAAACTATAGAGGCTTAATTTCATCCAACTACATACAACAATCCCCTGTTACTAGTTTATCTAATTACAGGGGATTTTATTGTTATCTATAAGAATAATTTATCTTTGAATCAGCATCTTTTTGCAAATTTGTATTACCAGGATTAGTAATGTACACATAAGATTTATCAGCTATTTCACCAGATACATTATCGACTGAACCTAATGCTTTAAATTCAGAATCATTGATATTCAGTTGAAGCTCTGCTACATTTGAATAGCAACGTAAGGTCGATTTATTCCTACTGTTGACTTCTACCTTAGATATTTTTTTTATTGCTTCCGGAAGAATATTTAGATCTGATTCATCTAAATCTAATTTCAATGTATTACCTGAATAACTATCAATATTTAAGTTCGATGACAGCATCTGCACTTCTAAGTTTTTCTCTGGAAGATTTAATTGTACATACTTAATTTTCTTTTCGATGTCATCAGGTATTTTAGATAAAATCAATGTATCTCCCTTTATTTCAAATGGTACATCAAACTTTGCTTCATCTTTATTAAGAGCTAATTTAAATTCATATTTATCAGCTGTTTTCACACCAATTTTATAATTAGTATTGTCTAAAATAATATGTGAATATGCTGGTGTTGAGGAATAAAAAGCATTTTCTTCGACACTTTTCTTTCCTCTTGCCACCGAGACTAATGCTCCCATTATGATAAACAAAGAAACGCTACATAATATTGAGAGCAGATATATATTACTTTTCTTCATGGTATAATTCTTTTAAATAGTTCTGAAGTTCTTCAAATGATATTCCTAATTTATTGGCTGTTTCTACCGTTTCTGGCAACGTATCAGTGAAGAATTCTTCTTGTTTTGATTTTAAAATTATGTTTTTGGCTCCTTCACTTACAAAGTATCCTTTTCCTCTTTGAGTATAAATAATTCCTTCTTGTTGTAATACTGAATAGGCTTTTATTGTTGTATTTGGATTTACACCCACTATCCCTGCTAATTCTCTTGTTGAGGGAATTTTTCCAGATTCTTTATATTCTCCTTCCATAATTTTATCTTTTACATCATCTCCTATTTGGGTGAAAATGCTTTTTGTGTTTTTAAACTCCATCTTATATTTCTTTTTCTTTCAACTTCAAATAACTACTGTAAACAAATACTGCATTAGCCAATAGAATGTACCCTATCATAAATACTACTGCTGCAGATCGTGAAGAGAAAAAGAAGAGTTTATAATCATCTGTTATATATTCTTGAGCGCCCATTTTTCCGAAGATCAAGAAAGCTAAGAAGACGTGAAATGCTATATAAATCCCTGAAAATATTATCGATTTAATCAAAGGTAGTTTCTTGAATAAAGAGTTCCCTGTAAAAATCACATTGGCAATACTCCATGGAATCAGGCATATCATTATACCTAATAATTTTTTTACTTGCATTTTATCTTCAGAATTAGCTCTCATTGACTTTTCAATCACATCAGTAATAAAATCTAATCCTGTATAGCCAATATTTGGATTGATAATTTGATGAATTTCCCCCTCTACCATATAGGCAAAAAGGATAAGAAAAGGAACCAAAAATACACCAACTACTACAGTAGATAAATACTCAAATAAGAATTTTTCGAACTGTGAAACAGGAAAAGTAAGAAAGCTGATTAGTTTTTTAGTTGATCTAAATGGTAAAAAAGATCTGTTTACAACAGTTGCTGCTAAAATGATATAAGTGAAGATAAAAAGACCAAATAAATCGCCTTCTGAAATAGCGTTTTCATTTATCGCTCTAATGAAAAATAAACTAATAATTATAAATGAAACAATAGCTGCTAATCCATAATATACCAATTGCTTTTGATAAGTGATTTCTAAAGAAGCATACTCTTTAAATCTCTTGAGATCGAATAATTTATTCATAATTATATAAATTTTTTATAGTCATTGATTAAGGCATTGAAGAATAATTCAAGGTCAACTTGCGTATCTTCTTGTTCTTGTTTAGGAGCGATTGTTTTGTAACCTCCCAAGATTGGTTCAGCATAAAGCGTATCTGAAACTTTAAGTTGCTGAACTTTCAAGAAGTCATACTTCTGTGTAAGGTCAAAAATTGACTCATTGTAAATCACTCCACCATTATCTAAAACTATCAAGTGATCTATGATTGTATCAATATCTTTTACCTGATGTGTAGAAATCATGATTAGTTGATCTTCCTCAAAATGCCCTGCCATGATCTTTCTAAAGATATCTTTTGAAGGAATATCTAAACCATTGGTTGGTTCATCCATCAGAATCAATTCAGCTTTTGTTGCTAATGCAAAGGCTATAATCACCTTTTTCTTCTGACCATATGAGAGTCCTTTAAGATTTACATTGTCTTCTAAATCAAACTTTTCAAGCAATTCATAAACCAATCGGTGATCAAATCGAGGATAGAATTTAGAAGTACTTGTGATAAAAGTTCTGATTGGAATAGGAGGTAATTCAAATTCCTCTGGTACAAAAAAGAGCTTTGATAAAAAAGAGGGATATCTCGAAAAAGGATTTTCTCCAAGAATATCAATAGTACCTTTCTTCGGTTGAAGTAAGCCACTCATGAGTTTAAAGAAAGTACTTTTTCCTGCTCCATTTTTTCCTAATACTCCCACAATTTTACCTGCATCAAGTTCTAAGTGAAGTTGATCAAGAATTGTTGCTTTTTTAGAATAACTAAATTGAAGATTATTAATTGACACCATAATATTTAATAGTTGTTTCAAGTGCACCACCTATATAGTGCACTGCAAAAGTGGTGTTATTTTTTATTATCTCCAAATATTTAATTCAAAAATTTTTAACCTACTCTCTTATGGTTTAACTAAAACTGTCAAAACCTTTTACAATCCACTGTCTAAAAATTTTACACTCAAAACACCCAATAAAAACACAAAACTTTAATTATCAACAACTTAACCTATTTAGTCCGCTTTTAGAATACTATTTGGCATACCTCTTATGGAAATTAGTATGAAAAAATTAATATACATATATCTACTTATCATCATTCCTTTATCTACAAAGGCTGATAGTTTATGGACCTTAAAAAAATGTGTTCAATATGCTATAGAAAATAACCTTTCTATCTATCAAGAAGCTTTAAAAGTTAACCAAGCTTCTATTGATGTGAAAAATGTAAAATGGCAATATGCACCAACTATCGGAAGTAGTATTAATGGGACTTTCAATGCAGGTCGTTCTATTGACCCTGGAACTAATACTTATATCGATCATCAATTTTTTAATAACACCTCCGATCTCAGTTTAAACTGGACTTTATTTCAAGGCTTCAAGAAAAAGTACCAATTGAAATTTGAAGAGTATCAACTTCAAGCATCAAAATTCCAATTGCAGAACGCTAAGGAAAAGTTGGTGTTTGAAGTAGTTCAGGCTTTTTATGATGTAGAGTACAATTATGAATTATGGGAAATTACGAAAGCACAAATCAAACTATCTCAAACTATTGTTGACAGAGCTGTTTATCAGCAAGACTTAGGTTTGAAAGCTTCTGCTGATGTTGCTGAAATGAGAGCTCAACTAGAAAAAGAAAGAATGTTGTCTTTACAAGCTCATAATAAAATGATGGAAGCAAAATCAAGATTAGTCAACATCATGAATTACACTTCCTCTCTTAATTCTTTATCACTAGAGTTTGAGCAGCTTTCTATTCTTTCTAAAAACTTTGGCAATGAAGAACAGCTTTACACAACATTCTTCCAACAGTCTGCTTTACTTAAAACGCACTTTTTATCACTTCAAAGTAGGAATGAAAAATTGAAAAGTGAGAAGGCTAGCTACCTTCCAGAATTCAGTTTATATGCCAATATGAATACGGGGTATTTTCAAACCAATACAGATGAAAGTGGAAATGTTATTCAGTTTAGAGAGCAATGGAAAAACAATATGAATCAAATGGTAGGAGTACGATTATATATTCCAATTTTTCATCAAAATACTCAACGTTTAGCCGTTCAAAGAACTAAAATTCAAGTTGTAGAATCAGAAGCTCTTTTAAATCAACAGCAGCAGGAGTTAAAAAGAACTATAGGAAATGATTTAAGGGAATGGAAAGCTTTTCAAAAAGAAATAGAACAAGGAGAAAAGGTAAAAGAAGCGAGTGAATTGGCTTATGATGTTGCAGTACAAAAATATGAAGAAGGATTGATTGATATCGTCACTTTATTAACAGTAAAACAAAAACTGGGACAAGCCGAAGTTGATCTTCTTTTATCGGAATTGAATTACCTCTTAAAAGAGAAATTATTGATGTTTTATCAGGGGGAGAAGTTTTGGATTTAGCACAAATAGAGAACAAAAAATACATGGATACTATAATTAAAAAGAAGAAATCGCCTTTTCATAAATACATTGGATTCATTTCCACTGCTGTATTTGTGATGACATTAATTGTATATACTATATGGTCCTATAATGCTCCATCAGAGATTAGCATTTCAAAAAATAAACTTCAAATAGCCACTGTAGAGAAAGGTTTTTTTCATGATTATATCAATATAAAAGGAAAGGTTCATCCACATCAGACTATCTATTTAGATGCTGTGGAAAGAGGTAGAGTGAAAGAAATTGTGGCTCAAGAAGGAAGTTTTATTAATGAAGGAGATGTAATTATCGAATTAGAAAATAATGAACTTTACCAACAGATTTTGAATAGTGAAGTAGCTCTAGCTGAGAAAGAAAACTATCTGAGAAATACCAAAATCAACTTTAGAAATGATTTGATACAATCACAGAAAAACGTGATCGAAAGTGAGTATCAATTAAAGCGAACGGAAAGAAATTATAAACAACAAGAACGTCTTTTAGAAAAAGGGTTGATTGCAGAAGAAGATTATATCAAAGCGAAGGAAGATTATTTATATCAAAAGGAATTGCAAAAGATCAATAAGCTAAAGGCTGAAAATGATAAGCTTTTACAGGAAACAACAATGCAGACTTTGGAAAAGGATTTGGTGAAAATGAGAGCAACACTGACCTTGATACAAAGCAGACTGGATCATTTAAAAGTAAAGGCTCCTTCTTCTGCTTATTTGGGAAATATTGAAGCTGAAATTGGGCAATCCATACAACAAGGACAGCATTTAGGAATTCTTTATGATTTATCTGAAGTGAAAATTATCGCTGAGATTGATGAGCGTTATATCACAAAAGTGAAGAAAGGATTGAAGGCTTCTTATAAGTATCAGAATCATATTTACTCTTTAATTGTTGAGAGAATATACCCCGAAGTCAAAGAAGGACTTTTTAAAGTGGAGTTGAAATTTGAAGCAGAAAAGCCTGAAGATCTTCATTCTGGCCAAACCACTCAGGCTCGTTTAAACCTAGGAAACCCTAAAAATGCATTGATGTTGAATAAGGGAAATTTCTATGGAGAAACAGCAGGACAATGGGTTTATGTTTTGGCTGAGGATGGAAAAACTGCACAAAAAAGAAAGATCCGTATTGGTGATCAAAACATACATAAATATGAAATACTTGAAGGTCTAAAACCTGGAGAAAAAGTAGTTATTTCTCAATATAACTTATTAGGTGACTACGATCAGATAGTATTCGAATAAAAAATAATTACATTAAAATCATAAATCTTATGCCATGATTATACTAAAGCAAATCAATAAATTCTTCGAAACAGAAGAGGTGCAAACACAAGCCCTAAAAAACATCAACTTGGAGGTACAAGAAGGAGAATTTATCGCCATTATGGGCCCTTCTGGTTGCGGAAAATCAACTCTTTTAAATGTGATTGGATTACTGGAAAGCCCTTCATCAGGAAACTATTTATTAGATGGTGATGAAGTTGCTAATTTCAAAGAATCACAAAGAACCAACTTAAGAAAAGGAAATATTGGATTCGTATTCCAAAACTTCCATTTGATTAATCAATTAACCGTTTCTGAAAACATCGCTCTGCCTTTGGCTTATCTTGATCTCAATAAAAGTGATCGTAAAAAGAAAGTAGAAGAAGTGTTAGACCGTTTAAAGATCAGTCATCGAAGAGATCATTACCCACAACAACTTTCAGGAGGGCAACAGCAACGTGTAGGTATATGTAGAGCCGTTGTATCTAATCCAAAATTAATATTAGCCGATGAGCCTACAGGTAATTTAGATTCTAAAAATGGTAAGGAAGTAATGGAATTGCTTACAGAACTAAATAAGCAAGGAGCAACCATTATAATGGTAACACACTCCCAAAGAGATGCCAATTATGCACATAGAGTCATTTCTTTATTGGATGGAGAAATTGTCACTGAAGTAGAAAACGAAATCGAACTATTCTAACGAAGACCTAAATTGTCATGTATAAGATTTATTTTAATTTAGCGATTCGGAATTTATGGAAGAACTATCAAAACACGCTTATCAATCTTCTAGGGTTGACTTTAGGGTTAGGTAGTGCTTTATTTATTTTCCTGTTTTATCATCTAGAAACAAACTTTGATAATTACTATAATGAAGACATTTATAGAGTAAACTATAAACTCAATTGGAATGGTAAGATTTATAATCATGCACACGCCAATTATCCTCATGGAGCAAATTTTAAAGAAGATATTGATAATATTGAGGATTACGCTATCATCGATAACCCATTTGAATCCAATTCTTTTTATCTCAATAATGAGAATTACAAAGGGATAAAAATGTCGGTTACGAATAATCACTACCTTCATTTTTTTAATATTCCATTACTTAAAGGAAACAAAGAAACAGCTTTAAAAAACAAAGAAGATATTCTTATTTCTTCTTCGTTCGCTCAGCGTTTTTATCCTAATGAAGATCCTATTGGTAAAGAGGTAGAAATCTATGGAGATCAATTTTTGATCAAAGGTATTTTTCAAGATCAGCCTACCAATAGTCATCTACAATATGATGTTTTGACTTCCATTGAATTTATGAAAGCCAACGACTACTTTTTAGGATGGGGTGGTGGTAGTGTTTTCAACTTATATTTAAAATTTAAACATGAAAATGAGATTCCTAATTCTTTAGCCAAAATCAATAAAATACTAAAAGATAAATATGAAGAGGACAATTATTCAGTAGTCGCTTCAATACAACCTATAACTGATATTCATTTAAAGTCATCTCATTTAGAATATGATGTTGATACCTCAAGATCGTATGAAAATTATTGGGTGATCATTTCCATTGGTATCATCATTTTAGCCTTATCCTTACTTAATTTTACAGTTTTATATACAGCTCAAAAAGATGAAGAGGTACAAACATTATCTCTTATGAAAATCTACGGAGCCCACCAACGAGATATCTTGTTTTCTACTAGTGTCGAAGTTAGCCTAATGATTGCTTTTGCAGTCTTTGTTTCTTTCCTAGGGCTAATCCTTATTTTACCTTTCTTAAATCAACAACTCAATACCCAAGTACAACTATCAAATTATCCTTTACTGATTCTTTTATTCTATTTTGGAGTAGGTGGGCTTCTTACTTTTTTACTGAGTTATACTTCTTTAAGAGGAGTCAAAAAGTCATCTTTAGTCAGTAGTTTAAATGGAAACACTCAACTTTTCAATTCTAAAGGAAGAGGAGAGAAAGCCATTCTTATTTTACAATTCGCAATGGTATTTATTCTGTCATTTATTGGTCTTACTATTTACAATCAACATCAATATTTATTGAAAAAAGACCTTGGTTTTCAACATGAAAATGTACTTGCTTTAAACTTAAAAGCACTAAGAGATTTACCACAAAAAGAGTTGGATACTTTTAAGCAAGAAGTAAAGAAAATTGCGGGTGTAGAAACGGTATCTTTTTCTTCTCAAATGATTGGATTAGGATTGACTCAGAATGGTTATAAAATTGGTGACTCTGAAAAATTTCCGAATTGCTCTGCCTTATTTGTGGATACAGATTTCTTAGATTGTTTTGGTTTAAAAATAAAGGATGGAGAAACATTCACCTCTAATCCCAATATAAATAAACATCAGTATCTCGTAAATGATGCTTTTACAAAGTTAGATGGATGGGAAGGACTAGGAACAAAAGTGCAGAGAAATGAGGATGATTTTAAAGTCGTTGGTATCGTTTCTGATTTTTCTTTTAATGATCTTACAAAAGAAGAAATGCCTTTAATTATCTCTACTTATCCCTACAAAGATTGGGGTGGTTTCAGATATATCAATATTAAATATTCTTCTGCAAACCCTATTTCTTTTGCTCATAAAATAGAGGATTTATGGAAAAAGGATCATCCAGATATCAGAACACAAGTTTTCTTCTATGATAATGCTTTAATGAACAACTACAATTGGCTTCAAGGACAACAGCAAGTCGGTTTATTCTTTGGTATTATCACCTTATTGATTGCGATTGCAGGACTATGGGGAATCACTCGTTTTTCAGTTTTAAAACGTACCAAAGAAGTAAGTCTCCGAAGAGTAAATGGAGCAACAAGAGGACAAGTTATACTTCTTTTCAACAAAAGCTATTTACAATGGATTTTACTTTCTTTCCTAATAGCTATTCCGATTGCCAACTACTTTGGTAATGATTGGTTATCTAGCTTCCCTAATAGAATTAGCATTGATTATATCGCTTGGTTTATTTTGGGTGGATTTATCGCTTTACTATCCATTGTTACCATTACTAAAATTTGTTGGAAAGTAGTCAATACTAACCCTTCTGAAGTACTGCGTGATTTATAAAAAATAGTTTTTATTATTCTATATTTATTTCAACTAAAATTCGAAACATTAAACCTATTTTTTAAAACCATGTTCAATAAATTCTTAGCTAAAATTGGCATTGGAGGTGCTAGTGTCAAAACAAAAGTGCTTACAGAACATTTAATGCCAAGTAAACCTTTTAAATTAGATATTACTGTTCAAGGAGGAAAAATAGAACAGGCAATTTCTGGTATTGAAATCGACTTAAATACTATTTCGGAAAGAGTACATCTTCACGAAAAAGAAAGGAGACAAGTTTTTGAAGAACATACAATAGTATCTTGGTATTTAAAATATGATTTCATTCTCCAGCCTGAAGAAGTAAAAACAATACCATTTGAAGGTGTTTTGGATAAAGAAACTCCTATCACTAAACTACTGACACAAGTAGAAAATAAAAGCAAAATAGAATTTAAAACTTACATCAATTTAGACTCGTCTTTTGATACTAAAAGAAAAACAAAATTTGATGTACTTCTACATCATTTATTTCTGCTTTTATTGAAAGTATGAGCAGATGTGGTTTTATACTTGAAAAAACAGCTATTGAAATTGGCTACCTTGAAGGTAAAGGGTTTAAATCAGAAAGTGGCGTTTATCAAAAATACATCTTCAAACCTAACCCTTTAAATAGTGAAGCATTCACTATCAATTTTGTTGAAGTTGCCTTTATTCCATCGGAAAGTCATCATCAATTATTTATTATAGCTGATAAGTTTTTAAAAGATGGTTTATATAAAAGCTTCTGTATTAAAAACACAGAACTTGATAATACTCTTATTTCTAATAAAATAAAAGGTATTCTTGAAATCTAATATTGATTTATTTTATATAAATCAGGTTATAAAAAATGCCCTAACCAAATATGGTTAGAGCATTTAATTACTTACATTTTTTTACTTAGAAAATCTATCTCTATTCAATAAAAATGCTCGTTTTATTTTTACTCAGCAGCTTCTGGAGCTACTTCTGGAGCTTCTTCTTCAACTGCCCCACCAAAAACTTGAGTTCTAATTTTATCTTCTAACTCATCCATTAGTTCAGGGTTATTTTTAATTAACTCTTTTACAGTTTCTCTACCTTGGCCTAATTTAGAACCACTATACGAGAACCATGAACCTGCTTTATTTACAATTTCGAATTCTACAGCCATATCTAATACTTCCCCTGCACGAGAAATACCTTCGCCATAGATAATATCGAATTCTGTTTGTTTAAATGGAGGAGCTACTTTATTCTTCTGAATTTTAACTCTTGTACGGTTACCTGTAATATTATCTGCTGATTCTTTGATCGCACCAATACGACGGATATCTAAACGTACAGAAGCATAATATTTTAAAGCATTACCACCAGTTGTTGTTTCTGGGTTACCGAACATTACACCAATTTTTTCACGTAACTGGTTAATGAAGATCATAGAACAATTTGTTTTACTTATTGCTCCTGTAATTTTACGTAATGCTTGTGACATTAAACGAGCATGAAGACCCATTTTACTATCACCCATATCACCTTCTAATTCTGCT includes:
- the recA gene encoding recombinase RecA is translated as MAADKGQGTEKLKALETTIAKLDKQFGKGSVMKMTDDSVVDVPVISTGSLGLDLALGVGGIPKGRIIEVYGPESSGKTTLTLHMIAEAQKQGGMAAFVDAEHAFDKIYAEKLGIDMERLLVAQPDHGEQALEIAEQLVRSGAIDILVIDSVAALVPKAELEGDMGDSKMGLHARLMSQALRKITGAISKTNCSMIFINQLREKIGVMFGNPETTTGGNALKYYASVRLDIRRIGAIKESADNITGNRTRVKIQKNKVAPPFKQTEFDIIYGEGISRAGEVLDMAVEFEIVNKAGSWFSYSGSKLGQGRETVKELIKNNPELMDELEDKIRTQVFGGAVEEEAPEVAPEAAE
- a CDS encoding sporulation protein; amino-acid sequence: MFNKFLAKIGIGGASVKTKVLTEHLMPSKPFKLDITVQGGKIEQAISGIEIDLNTISERVHLHEKERRQVFEEHTIVSWYLKYDFILQPEEVKTIPFEGVLDKETPITKLLTQVENKSKIEFKTYINLDSSFDTKRKTKFDVLLHHLFLLLLKV